The nucleotide window GACTTAATCTGGAGCTTCCAGCAGTAAGGAGAAGACtctcaagtgtagaaaagattgctaggaccattagtaagcttctaattacttgtttagttgtttaatttagcctaattacttaaaagtcaaacttagtgcttaatcagtttgactttcgttttaattacatgtggcttaaccactgatcaaatcgaaagtggttatgaaaccacattagtataggtgattaacccctgaaagggtgtctcctaattatctcgtttgactgattaaatgtcgggtcaaagtagtttgacaaaaagtcaaactggacagaaatgataaaaatgattttaattaataaatctgAGGTTCTAAATTACATTTTAatattctaatgacttggtaatgactatctaaacatgttttatcagtcctaatccgacaattaatagtttaagggcagattataaccgaaaatcacaaaagcttgacttttgcttgactttcagttctgacccgttcaagcttaattcttccatgttttaagcttccattaggaccatattacattGTAGTATAATCCTCTGAgattatattgcatggtgcctaatcgtttgtgagatatgctcttgatcgtaattatgctcattaatgcctaaaacgccctttttacataaaaccgagatttttagcaatgtgaatgaactaaaacctttactactgatatttagacatgtcccgaaaatttgacatcagtttgaagtctggaatgggagttatgctcaatagcgtaattaaggaacttttagtaattaaaaggcgtaattagcataaatcctatctaaacccgatttttgacaccaaactttctatctactgatgttaaataatattatgggatttttaaagatttttatttatttttaggatgagcataacataggattataaCCTAATTTCGGTAATTACTGGTTTTAcctttttcatgcataaaatgagttttacataacattttgatgccaaactttttgctactgattccatatgataaatataatattttgaaccttataaactgaccaaaatatcagATTTCCTCTTTATACCATATTAGCCctttaaatcgcattttaagcatttttagcacctagtatgggtcaaaattatatttttcatttgaaactcataacctactgatgttttaagctaATTTACATAATAATACAGTAAGCTAAAGTTTAAAACTAAGAAGTCTAATTTAACCCTTTTAAGCCtatataaaattaccaaaatgcccctacggtgcatagttggtAATAAAAGGTATATTTTTCATATGTTaagtatcttactgatataactcattaaaatacatgttttttttaatctaatcagacctggaactcagttttataaataaactcttttatgagtattaaaattaccaaaatacccctatgggacttattttggtttaaattgctttttggacataaatgttaatatgctactgatatattaacatattttgagcataataatgattaagacctgtttatagttcatacggttacccgttacgcatttacgcgttcggatcagCTTAcatgactagtttacgtaaaatagccgaaacgggcttaattttgtcattaaaacctcattttccagaatgtgtttagtttacccatattatacaagtatccaagcttgtcgggtctaaatcacatccTATTCCGGTCTCCGTTTAATCTACCGGTTAGGTCcgtaaggtttctttctagctagccggtctaagtccttgacttaagtaaaagacccgttagcatcctaatagataaattaaaccttctatacagattaatagcttccggtaaaaagtgCCTTTCAAGAATCTTAGGAATATTACTGCTACcaccaggtaaatacttttaacttattttccctatacgggcttgggatacggtatattaataccgcttggtcgggtatgggattattttgtcggattgtgatttaataaatctgcATAACacgttttaatctgtattatttgataacataaacaactgggggttaacgaccgtgtcctggatatcctcggctcatttaaattattaatggccacgacctatgcacggggtgcaggcatgcacttgacagatgcaaatgctaaatattaaattacccacaagttggggataacttctctgtgggttctataagtggtgagtcagttaatcatgtccggcttccaaaccggccccacttGTGTGACAAATATGTAACGCTGTATACAAGATCTTaataaagattgtcccaagttataaaggatttgtgccatgtgcatctaaatcaattttcttaaatgttttcaaaacgagtcagttaaattgtatttaccagtgtatacggacgtattttcctaaagattgaattgacatgtacttatcgaaataggctggagctatagggtgttgtagaggatcttgcaaatcccatagATATCCGGAGTCTGTAGTTTatgtttctttgtactttatgatccgcctgtggatcttattacattccagtctgtattattcatgtactcgaacatcgacagacagtatggtttgtaatagtttatttacccaaccttccgctgtgctatattattgtgtatgttgacaatgatgatatcaactacgtcacaatactccccgccgggcccaccggtaacacgtggaatattggggtgtgacaggttggtgtcagagccaacattgagtgaattaaacactaaccttttgtgtttaatctcaatgacacaataagcacattccttagactctcgagtctaggcaaatgacctaggatACATCTTTACTTTTCCTTGCTGTtatcatgttttgttttatttttgttttcttgtttcaaCAGGAAACTCACCATCATGCCTCCAAGAGTAAGAGGGCGAGGCAAGGGTCCCATGCGTGGAGGACCGTCATCAGCTGGACCATCACACAGACGCACTCCATCGACGTCTCTATCCTCCTCCAACTCTCATGATATGTGGGGTCAACCTTACGAGCCGACAAGACACTCAGTCTTGCTAAGCTCTTCGCCATCTTTTCATCCGTCTTTCGGAACATTTGCTCCAAATGAGCCCGAACACTCTCACCATTCTGATCAATCTCACCATTCGCATGAGTCTTAGCATTCACACCACTCTTTGCAATCCCATTCATTTCACCACTCTGACTCCCCTACTCTCCGGGGCAGTTTAACCCAGCAGACTATGTTAATGATTTTCTTGGCTATAACCCATTGGGCCCTGAGGACCATTTCTCTCAGGAAATGGAAATGGATGATGACCCCGACCCGGAGATGCAAACAGGAACCCTGGGCCACCCTATTAGCATATCTAGTGGGTCTCCGTTTCAGGGATCCCCTTATCATGGGCCCGATTCCTTCCAGGAGAAAATGGCTACCTATGACTGGTTCTTTACCCCATCTTATCATAGCTCACCGGCTCAACCACCTTTGGAAGATCCTCAACTTCAAGctgtctcaccaccaccactcccggTAGAGGAGCCAcagcagcagccaccgcagccaccTCCTAAGCCTCCGAGGCGAAGGAGGAACGCACGCATGTCCGTGAGAGGAGGACCCCGTTTCAGTTCTCCTCGTGGTTCGAGTTCCTATCCCCCTATCCCAGAGGACCCCCAGTTGGGTGGATCCTCAAACGCGGCACCGGAGGATAATCCTCCGCAAGCTTCTTATGTGCCACCTCAACCGCctatgggttttgataacccaatcccgaCGTACCCAGGTCCTTCCGGGTACAATCCTTATGAGAACCTATCAGGGTACCCCTCGGACTATGTATCTCAGGACCCATACCTCACGGCTGCGCAGTATCATCACCTCTATCCTTCTACTTACCCTTCTATGCATCCAGCTGGATATCCGATGCAGGGTTACCAGTACCCTCCATACCAGCCACCTCCTCCCCAACAGCTTCAGCAACAGCAACAAACCCAGGAAATTCTGGAGAGGTTGGATAAGGTCGAGCATAAGACTAAGAAGAACAAGGAGAGGCATACCAGCTTCATGAAAGGCCTCGCCAACCAGAAGTAGAGGgttgttttgttttcttgtttgttgtaattgtgtccctgcgaggacatttgtttgatttctgtatcaagtccctgcgtggacttatttttCTTTCTGTATGCCCCTGTGCGGGTAGTTTGTCTTTTcctaagtcccgtttagggcagttgTATTTGTTTTATCGTAATGAAGTTTTAACTTTGGTTTTAATTGTGTATTTTATTACACTATGTTACCTCTTTTCAATTTttaattgatctgccaaagaaattcttagaggtataacctagccaaagtattaattggctatgatggtacaacctttttaagataacaaatctctgttaacatctgaaaacatgttaacattcctagcTGTGCGGTACGAGAAACCACACAAGCTTCCAAAAGGTACTTGGATTTCTCCAAGTCACATAAAGCTAAAATGATCAATGCGAATCATGGCTAGTAAACATCAATATGATGTATACACCAAGGCATCCATTTGAGATGCATGCTTTTAAAGCAAAGGTGTAAAAATGGCAATGAGAATACAATgtataaacttcttgtcaaaaaggcAATGAACTTTGTTCAACCCTTAAAAGATCACTGGTCTTAGAGATCGTTAGATAGATCTTAACTCGTCCTTGTGACAAGCTTCCTAAGCTATTTAAATGTCCGCCGAGACGAGTTTAATAATGAATAAAATGTCTTTTATGACACTGGCAGTTGTGAAATTTCTATCCTTCCCCTGCCTAAAAATGTAAAGAATAATGCATTCTATTAACTTTTAGTTATGATTTGAAATGGTCTAAATGatttaataataccatgaccatTGGATCATCAATGCAATGAATCTATAtgtaatttaaattattattattattgtctaTATTATAGCATCCAGAAATGGCTGGCTCAGACGAAGCAAACAGTCATCCAGCAGAGGGAAACACCAGAATCAATATTACTGGTGCCGAACTGCAAGCCTTGATCACTGCTGCAATTTCTCAAGCGGTAGAGGCTAAGTTTAAGAGCCGAGTGTTGTTCGGTCTCAAACTCTTTCGAAAACCCATTCTCAACCACATACTCACAGGAAAAGTGAGTCCCTGCACTCGTCTAACCAGGGTAGTGTACCCAAGATGCAGGTTGTTCCTGAGCATACCCTTAGGCACGCCAAGGGTTGTACCTACAAATATTTTGTTTCCTGTAAGCcaagagactttacaggagaaaaaggGGCGATAGACTGTTTGaagtggttagatgagatggaaaCGGTGATAGATATTAGCGGTTGCGCTAAAGAAGATGTGGTTATGTTTGTCTCCCAATCTTTTAAGGGCGATGCCCTTACATGGTGGAAAGCGCTTGTACAATCCACTGGGAAAGTGCATTCGTATAATCTCTCATGGGAGAAGTTTGTTGATCTGGTTAAGGACACTTattgtcctcagcatgaggtggagcgTATAGAGACTGATTTTCTCACCCTCGTGATGAAGGATCTAGACTGTAGGTCCTATGTGACTAGTTTCAATTCTATGTCGAGGCTTGTGCCATATTTAGTCACACCTGAGCCCAAGCGCATTGCGCGTTTTATTGGTGGTTTAGCCCCTGAAGTTAAGGGGAATGTTAAGGCTTTAAATCCAACCACCTATAGATCCGCTGTGGATCTATCATTGTCCCTCACATTGGATATTGTGAGGAGCAAGGCGAAGAAAAATTCTGAAGAGGGGAAGAGGAAGAGAGAGGATGATCAGTCCTCCCAGTCGAATAAGAAGGGAAAAGGGAACTCTGGTTCCAAGAAAGGGTAGACTGGTGATAAGCCCAGGTGTAAGACTTGCTACAAAAGGCATTTTGGCAAATGCAACCAAGACCCACAGGCTAAACCGTGTGGAATCTGCAAGAAGAAGGGGCACAAATCTGTCGAGTGCCGGAACATTAAGGATGTAACCTGttacggttgcaatgaaaaggggcacatcaagaccaattgccccaagaatgcgaagaagcctgAGGAGGCTAAGAAGAACAATGCCAGGGTGTTTCAGATGCAGGCACGGGAAGCGGTGACCGATGAtaacgtcataacaggtaccttcctcatcaataatatttatgctagagtcttatttgattccggtgctgataagtccttcgtagatcataagttttgtaagttgttaaatttgcctattaagactctagacataaagTATGAGGTAGAACtcgctgatggtaccttagaatcagcttcaactcttcttgatggatgttcCATATCCATTAAGAACTATTCTATCCCGTTGTCCCTcctgccaatgaaattggctggttttgatatagttttaggcatggattggttgtcgcataaccaagcccaaattgcctgtgATAAAAAGCTTATCATTATCAAAACCCCCTCTGGTGAATCAGTCACTATCCAAGGAGACACACAGTACGGGTTGCCCATCAATGTGTCTATTCTTAAAGTATCCCAGTGTTTGAAGGGCagatgtgtcatttacatggcacaagtgactgtcAATGacccgaagccgaagattgaagacattccaatcATTTCAGAgtatcctgatgtctttcctgacgagttaccgggattacctcctgagaggcaagtagaattcaggatAGATATCCTTCCAGGATCTGCGCCTATTGCACGAGCTCCGTATCGTCTAGCGCCTACCGAGATAAAGGAGCTCAGAACTCAACTGGATGATTtgttggaaaagggtttcattcagcccagctcttcgccttggggagctccaattctgtttgtgaaaaagaaggatggatcaatgcgcttatgcattgattaccgtgaactgaataagctaacaatcaagaatcgttatcctttacccaggattgatgacttgtttgatcaactccaaggagcgagttatttctcaaagattgatttaaGATTTGGGCATTATCAACTCAAGGTGCAAATTGAAGATGTTCCGAAGACAACATTTAGAACGAGGTATGGACAtttcgagttcttagtgatgccttttgggctcactaacgcacctgcaacattcatggatctcatgaatagagtctgcaagccatacttagataagtttgtcattgtctttatagacgacatacttatttactcTCGTAGCCAAGTGGAGCATGAAAAGCACATTCGGTGTATTTTAGGACTGCTTCGacaggagaagttgtatgccaagttttccaagtgtgaattttggcttcgtaaggtccagttccttggacacgttgtCAGTAAACAAGGTATTCAAGTAGATCCTGCCAAGGTAGAGGTTGTTATGAATTGGGAAGCTCCTAAGACAcctacagaaattcgcagctttctgggtttagcaggatattatagaaggttcaccgagaacttctcaaggatagcTGCACCATTAACCTCCTTGACCCATAAGAATGtgaagtttgattggggtccaaaGTAGCAGGAATCTTTTGAGatcctgaagcaaaagttgagtaATGCTTCAGTACTGTCTCTACCGGATGGAGTTGAAGATTTTGttgtttactgcgatgcttcacacaccgacatggggtgtgtgcttatgcagcgGGGCAATGtaattgcctacgcatcgcgacagttaaaggtgcacgaaaagaattacaccacccatgatttggaattgggtgccgttgtattcgcactaaaattatggagacactatttgtatggaacaaaatgtgtaatctattcagatcacaaaagtctccaacatttgttcaaccagaaagagctcaatatgagacaacgccgctggatggaaactttaaatgattacgattgcgagattcgctaccatcccagtaaggcgaatgtggtcgcagatgctctaagccgaaaggaaagagttaaaccaattaggatcaatgccaagagcattgaattgaaGAATAGTCTAAATGAGAGACtattagctgcacaaaaggatgCCATATTGGAAGTTAACCTTCCAAACGAAAAGTTAGGTGTACACTGCTGAACAGTTAACACCTGGAAAAGATGGAATTCTTAGAATGAATGGTAAAATTTAGGTTCCTATTCaaggaggacttcgggatgtgatccttcaggaagcccacaactCTAAGTATTCGGTTCACCCGGgaggtgacaagatgtatcaagacttaaaggcaaattactggtggataggtttgaagaaatctattgccacccacgtagctaagtgcctgacatgtgctcagattaaggctgaacatcaaaagccatcaggtcttctacaacagccggaacttcccacttggaaatgggagatggtaaccatggattttataaccaagttacctaaaacaaagcacggaaatgatacaatatgggttattgttgatagattgacgaagtcagcacatttcttgcccatcaaggagactcatagctccgataagttagcccagttgtatgttgataagattgtagctcttcatggagtaccgatggctattatctctgatagagatactagatacacctctcacttttggaaaagtttccaacaatctttgggcactcgtttgaattttagtactgcttaccatccccagacagacggtcagagtgagcgtactattcaaacattggaagacatgcttcatgcatgtgttattgatctgggtggtagttgggatgaccacctgccattgattgagttctcctataacaatagttatcataccagcattcaggctgcgccttttgaggcattatatggtaggaaatgcggAACGCTTGTCTGCTGGgtagaagtaggagaagctcagataccaggacctgatatagtcctcgaaacgacggacaagattgtccaaattcgtgatcgcctaaaagctgccagggataggcagaaaagctatgctgacaagaggcgaaaacctctaaagtttgaagtaggcgataaagtgttattaaaagtgtcaccctggaagggtgtgatgcgctttggtaaaaagggcaagttgagccctagatatattggaccattcgagatcatcgaatgtgtcggtaGTGTAGCTTATAGGCTAAGATTGCCAGAGGAGCTGAGTGGAATTCATGATGTGTTCCACGTTTGTAATCTCCAGAAATGTTTAGCCGATGAATCTCTAGCTATGTCTCATAAGGACGTGCAAGTTGATAAAAGCTTGAGGTTCATTGAGAGACCcatatcgatcgaggatcgacaagtcaaaaagctccgaagaaagtatgtacctatagtaaaggttaaatgggacgctcgtagaggtcctgagtatacgtgggaagttgagtccactatgaaacagaagtaccctcacttattccagtaaatctcggggtcgagatttcttttaaggtggtgaggatgtaacaccacgtaaaaacgtgtccaattatacatagacacgtgtcctaaactccggTTATGCGAAAGATTGAgtttaagggactaaagttgacaacaagtgaaaatatgcaaacgaaaggactaaaagtgtcaatatgccaaacttgggcctctgaatgaccacacgTGAAGGAAATATTCTTAAATGGGTGATTGATTGGGTATACGAAGCCGTTTGTAAAAATAATCGGGAGATTataaattacaagggttaaaagtgtcaatatgtcatttctgacctctgagtggcctttttacgaaaccgaggcttcgtaatattcaaatatactcccgagaatatgtgataaaaatttcacgtgattccgagattgttaagcatgttttctaaactttgggctaaaagcgtcaacttgatgaaacttgtGTTAATGAAGGaatttaacgaacccgagcctaacgaagtttgtTTGTACCTCCTTGGGCCTCAAGAAATTAACTACAAGGaccttgattgccaaaaatgaAGTTAAAAAGGGGTTTAAACgctcagggactgaaactgccaagtttaaaacttgttttacTAGTTAATCcggtccaggcggcccgcgtaagacccccCTTAAGTCTTACACGGCCCGCCTCAGCATGCCAGATACAGAAAAATGTTGCCAGGTGCGGGTTTGGCCTGTTACACCGCCTTACTTCGTTTGTAACGACCTAGGGAGCTGTAAGTCGGTTCAAATTAGtagctaggacacctggggtgatcccaAGGCCTCCTATAACACCTGGAAGTGATCAAGATCCATAGAAATCCCTATATAAGGTGAGCTCCTCTTGTGTTCTTGACTCACACTTGCAACAATTCATTTGTGGGACTTAATCTGGAGCTTCCAGCAGTAAGGAGAAGACtctcaagtgtagaaaagattgctaggaccattagtaagcttctaattacttgtttagttgtttaatttagcctaattacttaaaagtcaaacttagtgCTTAATCAGTTTAACTTTCGTTTTaattacatgtggcttaaccactgatcaaatagaaagtggttatgaaaccacattagtataggtgattaacccctgaaagggtgtctcctaattatctcgtttgactgattaaatgtcgggtcaaagtagtttgacaaaaagtcaaactggacagaaatgataaaaatgattttaattaataaatctgAGGTTCTAAATTACATTTTAatattctaatgacttggtaatgactatctaaacatgttttatcagtcctaatccgacaattaatagtttaagggcagattataaccgaaaatcgcaaaagcttgacttttgcttgactttcagttctgacccgttcaagcttaattcttccatgttttaagcttaaattaggaccatattacattGTAGTATAATCCTCTGAgattatattgcatggtgcctaattGTTTGTGAGAtatgctcttgatcgtaattatgctcattaatgcctaaaacgccctttttaCATAAAAtcgagatttttagcaatgtgaatgaactaaaacctttactactgatatttagacatgtcccaaaaatttgacatcagtttgaagtctagaatgggagttatgctcaatagcgtaattaaggaacTTTTAGCAAttaaaaggcgtaattagcataaatcctatctaaacccgatttttgacaccaaactttctatctactgatgttaaataatattatgggatttttaaagatttttatttatttttaggatgagcataacataggattataaCCTAATTTCGGTAAttaccggttttacccttttcatgcataaaatgagttttacataacattttgatgcCAAACTTTTTGCTAGTGATTCCAtatgataaatataatattttgaaccttataaactgaccaaaatatcagatttcctatttataccatattagccctttaaatcgcattttaagcatttttagcacctagtatggcTCAAAACTATATTTTTCATTTAAAACTcataacctactgatgttttaagctaATTTACATAATAATACAGTAAGCTAAAGTTTAAAACTCAGAAGTCTAATTTAACCCTTTTAAG belongs to Helianthus annuus cultivar XRQ/B chromosome 5, HanXRQr2.0-SUNRISE, whole genome shotgun sequence and includes:
- the LOC110943772 gene encoding uncharacterized protein LOC110943772, whose translation is MAGSDEANSHPAEGNTRINITGAELQALITAAISQAVEAKFKSRVLFGLKLFRKPILNHILTGKPRDFTGEKGAIDCLKWLDEMETVIDISGCAKEDVVMFVSQSFKGDALTWWKALVQSTGKVHSYNLSWEKFVDLVKDTYCPQHEVERIETDFLTLVMKDLDCRSYVTSFNSMSRLVPYLVTPEPKRIARFIGGLAPEVKGNVKALNPTTYRSAVDLSLSLTLDIVRSKAKKNSEEGKRKREDDQSSQSNKKGKGNSGSKKG